The Pan troglodytes isolate AG18354 chromosome 1, NHGRI_mPanTro3-v2.0_pri, whole genome shotgun sequence genome includes a region encoding these proteins:
- the CRCT1 gene encoding cysteine-rich C-terminal protein 1 has protein sequence MSSQQSAVSAKGFSKGSSQGPAPCPAPAPTPAPASSSSCCGGGCCGSGRGCCGDSGCCGSSSTSCCCFPRRRRRQRSSGCCCCGGGSQRSQRSNNQSSGCCSGC, from the coding sequence ATGTCCTCTCAACAGAGCGCCGTTTCCGCCAAAGGCTTTTCCAAGGGGTCGTCCCAGGGCCCCGCTCCGTGTCCCGCCCCGGCGCCCACCCCTGcgcccgcctcctcctcctcctgctgcggCGGCGGCTGCTGCGGCTCCGGCAGGGGCTGCTGCGGCGACTCAGGCTGCTGCGGCTCCAGCTCCACCAGTTGCTGCTGCTTCCCAAGGAGACGCCGCCGACAGCGGAGTAGTGGTTGCTGCTGCTGCGGGGGCGGCAGCCAGAGGTCCCAGCGCTCCAACAACCAGAGCTCAGGATGCTGCTCCGGCTGCTGA